The following proteins come from a genomic window of Nocardioides albertanoniae:
- a CDS encoding lytic transglycosylase domain-containing protein has translation MFSKRLGQLSMFAALVPLAALSAGWTAATTGAGFDPGGAVTLPGGEAMVTSAIEQPASLTEPAPAQGAHRGARTGAVAIAMADGSGIPMTALAAYQRAASVVTTADRACALDWTLVAAVGMVESDHGRLKSSRLDADGRATPPIYGPSLTSPAGDPAPDTDGGAVDKLTSGDRAVGPMQFVPATWPLVAVDGDGDGRRDPQDIDDAALAAAVYLCSGDDDVSTDKGKRAALGRYNHSKAYVATVLKIAKGYADSPYGSEDIALTAAPAHAEPSPSGSGTKGRSKDGADAGKKRPGATKPSSKPKPRPTSGAQPADKPDTDAPASPTPSATPTDDGSWATLSERHAICAAELSARFPDLAAGWDTNRAVEACSIRMIGKTVPQANAATPGVVTDISGYVRWLINTLP, from the coding sequence TTGTTCAGCAAGCGTCTCGGTCAACTGTCCATGTTCGCCGCGCTCGTACCGCTCGCCGCGCTCTCCGCCGGCTGGACGGCCGCCACCACCGGAGCCGGGTTCGACCCCGGCGGGGCCGTGACGCTGCCCGGCGGAGAGGCCATGGTGACCTCCGCGATCGAGCAGCCGGCGAGCCTCACCGAGCCCGCCCCGGCCCAGGGCGCCCACCGGGGCGCGCGGACCGGCGCCGTCGCGATCGCGATGGCCGACGGCAGCGGCATCCCGATGACCGCGCTCGCCGCCTATCAGCGGGCGGCGTCCGTGGTGACCACCGCCGACCGCGCCTGCGCCCTCGACTGGACCCTCGTCGCCGCGGTCGGGATGGTCGAGTCCGACCACGGGCGCCTCAAGAGCAGCCGGCTCGACGCCGACGGCAGGGCCACTCCCCCGATCTACGGACCGTCGCTCACCTCCCCCGCCGGTGACCCCGCGCCCGACACCGACGGTGGCGCCGTCGACAAGCTCACCAGCGGCGACAGGGCCGTCGGGCCGATGCAGTTCGTCCCCGCGACATGGCCGTTGGTGGCCGTCGACGGAGACGGCGACGGCCGGCGCGACCCGCAGGACATCGACGATGCCGCCCTGGCCGCCGCCGTCTATCTGTGCTCCGGCGACGACGACGTCTCGACCGACAAGGGGAAGCGCGCCGCGCTCGGCCGCTACAACCACAGCAAGGCGTACGTCGCGACGGTGCTGAAGATCGCCAAGGGCTATGCCGACAGCCCCTACGGGAGCGAGGACATCGCCCTCACCGCCGCACCGGCGCACGCCGAGCCGAGCCCATCCGGCTCCGGCACGAAGGGCCGCTCGAAGGACGGCGCAGACGCCGGGAAGAAGCGCCCCGGCGCGACGAAGCCCAGCTCGAAGCCGAAGCCGCGACCCACCTCCGGCGCTCAGCCGGCCGACAAACCCGACACCGACGCCCCGGCATCCCCCACCCCCAGCGCGACCCCGACCGATGACGGCAGCTGGGCCACCCTCTCGGAGCGCCACGCCATCTGCGCCGCCGAGCTGTCCGCACGGTTCCCCGACCTCGCCGCCGGCTGGGACACCAACCGCGCCGTCGAGGCATGCAGCATCCGGATGATCGGCAAGACCGTCCCCCAGGCCAACGCCGCCACCCCCGGTGTCGTCACCGACATCTCCGGGTACGTCCGCTGGTTGATCAACACACTGCCGTAG
- the secE gene encoding preprotein translocase subunit SecE gives MTDSKAVPTPNEKKSEKRTSIPTFYRQVVAELRKVVWPTQQQLTTYFIVVLVFVLVMMAITAGLDLGFGKLMFWVFGGRDA, from the coding sequence GTGACGGACAGCAAGGCAGTCCCGACTCCGAACGAGAAGAAGTCGGAGAAACGCACCAGCATCCCGACGTTCTACCGCCAGGTCGTGGCCGAGCTCCGCAAGGTCGTGTGGCCGACGCAGCAGCAGCTCACGACGTACTTCATCGTGGTCCTGGTCTTCGTCCTGGTCATGATGGCCATCACGGCCGGCCTTGACCTCGGGTTCGGCAAGTTGATGTTCTGGGTGTTCGGCGGCCGCGACGCGTGA
- the rplA gene encoding 50S ribosomal protein L1 produces MQRSKTYRAASETFDQNELYAPLDAIKIAKSSSKKKFDETVDVVMRLGVDPRKADQMVRGTVSLPHGTGKTMRVIVFAAAPDKAEAARAAGADVVGGDELIEKVSGGWLDFDSVVATPDMMGKVGRLGRVLGPRGLMPNPKTGTVTPDPAKAVTDIKGGKIDFRVDRHANLHFIIGKASFSEAQLAENYAAALEEVLRLKPSSSKGRYLKKVTVSTTMGPGIQVDHNRIKNVAGEDEA; encoded by the coding sequence ATGCAGCGCAGCAAGACCTACCGCGCGGCGTCGGAGACGTTCGACCAGAACGAGCTCTACGCCCCGCTGGACGCGATCAAGATCGCCAAGTCCTCCAGCAAGAAGAAGTTCGACGAGACCGTTGACGTCGTCATGCGTCTCGGCGTCGACCCCCGCAAGGCCGACCAGATGGTGCGCGGCACCGTCAGCCTGCCCCACGGCACCGGTAAGACGATGCGCGTCATCGTCTTCGCCGCTGCGCCCGACAAGGCCGAGGCCGCCCGCGCGGCCGGCGCCGACGTCGTCGGTGGCGACGAGCTCATCGAGAAGGTCTCCGGCGGCTGGCTCGACTTCGACTCCGTCGTCGCGACCCCCGACATGATGGGCAAGGTCGGTCGCCTCGGTCGCGTGCTCGGCCCGCGTGGCCTCATGCCGAACCCGAAGACCGGCACCGTCACCCCGGACCCGGCCAAGGCCGTGACCGACATCAAGGGCGGCAAGATCGACTTCCGGGTCGACCGTCACGCCAACCTTCACTTCATCATCGGCAAGGCCTCCTTCTCCGAGGCTCAGCTTGCTGAGAACTACGCCGCTGCTCTCGAGGAGGTGCTTCGTCTGAAGCCGTCCTCCTCCAAGGGCCGCTACCTGAAGAAGGTCACCGTCTCCACGACCATGGGCCCCGGCATCCAGGTCGACCACAACCGCATCAAGAACGTCGCGGGTGAGGACGAGGCCTGA
- a CDS encoding transporter substrate-binding domain-containing protein, with translation MNLRKLAAALTVPALGLALTACGGGDEAGKSPSGAKLVKADTLTICTHLPYKPFEFNEGGEVVGFDIDVLKIAADAEKLETEVVNIGWETIVSGEALNSGKCDVAAGAMTINEERQKVMDFSEPYFEATQALLTKKGAGYAALDDLGGKTIAVQEATTGADYVKENAPKDTKIITLEDSALMMQAVKSGKADAGVNDNGLLYDFVKDNSDMEITGEFQTGEAYGFSVKKGGNDKLVDVINKAVNDKTAYDKVFKKWFGEAAAQ, from the coding sequence ATGAATCTGCGGAAGCTGGCTGCTGCCCTCACTGTTCCTGCTCTGGGACTGGCTCTCACCGCGTGCGGCGGCGGTGATGAAGCGGGCAAGTCGCCCTCCGGTGCGAAGCTGGTCAAGGCCGATACCTTGACCATCTGCACGCACCTCCCCTACAAGCCGTTCGAGTTCAACGAGGGCGGCGAGGTCGTCGGTTTCGACATCGACGTGCTCAAGATCGCGGCCGACGCCGAGAAGCTCGAGACCGAGGTCGTCAACATCGGCTGGGAGACCATCGTCTCCGGTGAGGCGCTCAACTCGGGCAAGTGCGACGTCGCCGCCGGCGCGATGACGATCAACGAGGAGCGCCAGAAGGTCATGGACTTCTCCGAGCCCTACTTCGAGGCGACCCAGGCACTGCTCACCAAGAAGGGTGCCGGCTACGCCGCGCTCGACGACCTCGGTGGCAAGACCATCGCGGTCCAGGAGGCCACCACGGGTGCCGACTACGTCAAGGAGAACGCTCCCAAGGACACCAAGATCATCACGCTCGAGGACTCCGCGCTGATGATGCAGGCGGTCAAGTCGGGCAAGGCCGACGCCGGCGTCAATGACAACGGTCTGCTCTACGACTTCGTCAAGGACAACTCCGACATGGAGATCACCGGCGAGTTCCAGACCGGTGAGGCGTACGGCTTCTCGGTCAAGAAGGGCGGCAACGACAAGCTGGTCGACGTGATCAACAAGGCCGTCAACGACAAGACCGCCTACGACAAGGTCTTCAAGAAGTGGTTCGGGGAGGCTGCCGCCCAGTGA
- the nusG gene encoding transcription termination/antitermination protein NusG, with protein MSEQDYTEETEVLEAADAAADVPAEAAPEEAATEEVAPEELTDEAGTEETDAEETGDETFDEIVEGEAPEASDDDPLEAFRRELWAKPGDWFVIHTYSGMENRVKSNLENRIVSLNMEDYIHEIVVPTEEVPEIKNGQRKMVKRTVLPGYVLVRMDLTDESWSAVRHTPSVTGFVGHSHQPVPLSMTEVENMLAPAVVAQAEAEAAAAGEAATATPGATGTAKKPIEVVDFAEGDSVTVVDGPFATLHATITELNAESQRVKALVEIFGRETPVELSFNQIEKV; from the coding sequence GTGTCTGAGCAGGACTACACCGAGGAGACCGAGGTCCTCGAGGCGGCCGATGCCGCTGCTGACGTGCCTGCCGAGGCTGCGCCGGAAGAGGCCGCAACCGAGGAGGTTGCGCCCGAGGAGCTCACCGACGAGGCGGGCACCGAGGAGACCGACGCCGAGGAGACCGGCGACGAGACGTTCGACGAGATCGTCGAGGGCGAGGCCCCCGAGGCCTCCGACGACGACCCGCTCGAGGCGTTCCGCCGTGAGCTGTGGGCGAAGCCGGGCGACTGGTTCGTGATCCACACCTACTCCGGCATGGAGAACCGGGTGAAGTCCAACCTGGAGAACCGCATCGTCTCCCTCAACATGGAGGACTACATCCACGAGATCGTGGTCCCCACCGAAGAGGTCCCGGAGATCAAGAACGGCCAGCGCAAGATGGTCAAGCGCACCGTGCTCCCCGGTTACGTGCTGGTCCGGATGGACCTCACCGACGAGTCCTGGTCGGCCGTACGCCACACCCCGTCGGTCACCGGCTTCGTCGGTCACAGCCACCAGCCGGTGCCGCTGTCGATGACCGAGGTCGAGAACATGCTCGCCCCCGCCGTCGTCGCCCAGGCCGAGGCCGAGGCTGCCGCCGCCGGCGAGGCCGCCACCGCCACGCCTGGTGCCACCGGCACCGCCAAGAAGCCCATCGAGGTCGTCGACTTCGCCGAGGGCGACTCGGTCACCGTGGTCGACGGCCCCTTCGCCACCCTCCACGCCACGATCACCGAGCTCAACGCCGAGTCCCAGCGCGTCAAGGCGCTCGTGGAGATCTTCGGCCGCGAGACCCCCGTCGAGCTCTCGTTCAACCAGATCGAGAAGGTCTGA
- the rplK gene encoding 50S ribosomal protein L11: MPPKKKIAALVKVQLQAGSATPAPPVGTALGPHGVNIMEFCKAYNAQTESMRGNVIPVEITIYEDRSFTFITKTPPAAELIKKAAGLKKGSSVPHTDKVGKLTKDQVREIATTKLPDLNANDIDSAMKIVEGTARSMGVTTD, from the coding sequence ATGCCTCCGAAGAAGAAGATCGCAGCGCTCGTCAAGGTGCAGCTGCAGGCCGGCTCCGCGACCCCGGCTCCGCCGGTCGGTACCGCGCTCGGTCCGCACGGCGTCAACATCATGGAGTTCTGCAAGGCGTACAACGCCCAGACCGAGTCCATGCGCGGCAACGTCATCCCCGTAGAGATCACCATCTACGAGGACCGCTCGTTCACCTTCATCACGAAGACCCCGCCGGCCGCCGAGCTGATCAAGAAGGCCGCCGGCCTCAAGAAGGGCTCCTCGGTCCCGCACACCGACAAGGTCGGCAAGCTGACCAAGGACCAGGTCCGCGAGATCGCGACGACCAAGCTGCCCGACCTCAACGCCAACGACATCGACTCCGCGATGAAGATCGTCGAGGGCACCGCCCGCTCGATGGGCGTCACCACCGACTGA